A window of Candidatus Saccharibacteria bacterium oral taxon 488 genomic DNA:
ATTGACGTGCTTAGCAGCCACGCTGACCGGCACTTTACCCTTACGAAATCCCGGCACCTTGAGGTCGCGCGCCATCTTGGTCAGCGCCACCTGCTCGGCTGCATTTAGCTCGTCCGCTCCGAGCGTAATTGTCAAACAAACGTTGGTATCTGATAGTTTCTTTACGGTAGTCTTCATAACTACTTATTATAACAGGGGTGGCACTAAATCTCAAACGCCGCGTCGTCATCGCCGTCGTAGCGCCGATCTTTGACCACGCTGATCATTCGCTCGAGGCTGACTTTTTGTTCGGTTGACTCGATGAGGTTTTTGATCGTGTAGACACCCGAAGCGACTTCTTCTTCGCCGACAAACGCTACGAATGGGATGTTCTTTTTGAGCGCAGTTTTCAGCTGCTTGTCTAACTTACGCCCGCTGAAATCTAACTCGGCCCGCACCCCCTCGCTGCGCAGCGTCCGCGCTAGAGCATCGGCCCCCTCCAGTAGCGCCGGATCCACCGCGATGATATACACGTCAGTATGCGTCGTTAGTTTTGGTAGTAACTCGTGCACCTCGAGGAACTGTTGCATGGTCGTCGCACCGAGCCCCACGCCGACTGTGGCGACCGGCTCGACACCAAATAGTCCGACCAGCCCATCATAACGCCCGCCACCGAATAGCGCTCGATTATTCTCCGGTGAATTATCAAAAAACTCAAACACCGTACCGGTATAATAATCCAGCCCGCGCATCAGCGTCACGTCAAACATAGCGTTACCAATACCCTTTTGGCGAAGCAGCGTCATCACCTGGCGAAGCTGCTGGACACTCGGACTATCTGCCAGCTCCTCTGGTAGATCATCGACACTGCGCATGCTGATTAGCTGCGCCAACTTCGGCAGGCCCGCTTTGGCTTCTTCTGAGCCGAAAATCTCGATGGCTTGCTCGCGGAAAGCTTCCGGCGAAATCTTATTCTTTCGATCAAGTAGCCGCGTCATCATCTGAGCACCGATCACGTCGAGGCCGAGAAACCCACTCATCAACTGATTGATCAGCTGGCGATTATTCACCCGCACCGTAAACATGTCTTCGCGCGCGCCAAAGTTCATGATGCTATGGTAGCCAAACTCGATAATCTCCGCGTCCGCCCACGGCCCTTCCGCACCAAACAGGTCGGCGTTTAATTGCCAAAACTCGCGTTCCCGCCCGCGCTGCGGCCGTTCGTAACGCATAAAATTAGCGATAGAATAGAGCCGGGCCGGCATGGGTAATTCCTGACGCCGACTGGCCACCATGCGGGAAATCGACGGCGTCATCTCTGGGCGAATTGCTACCTGTCGACCGCCGCGATCGGTGAACAAGTACGTCTGCTCGCCCGCTAACTCCTGCCCCGACTTGGCGGTATAAATATCCAGCGGCTCGAGCAAGGGTGCACCGTACTCCTCGTACCCAAAACTCTGCGCCGTGGTGTGCCACACCTTGAAAATATAGTTTTGCAGGCGCTTGTCCTCCGGGAAATAATCGCGCGCGCCCTTGTAACTCTGAGTTGATAAATTGCTCATGGTTGCTTTTATTGTGGCATAGTGGGGCGAATTTTTCAATAATAAAGGCGGGTGAGGGGTTGGAGCATATCAACCGAGCACATGCTGCTGCAGCCAGCAATACATCGCCACGGTCGCTGCCGCGCCGACGTTGATGGAGCGGGTCGAGCCGAATTGCTCGATGGCGACAATTTTATCTGCTGCCTGCGCCATTTCCTCGGAAATCCCCGGCCCTTCCTGACCAAACACCAACACCGCATGCTTTGGCAATGTCGTCTCCGCCATATTGACGCTGCCCGGGATATTGTCAATCGCAATAATTATCCTGCCCTCAGCCCGCATTAACTCGACAAACTCCGCTGTCGAACCGACATAATGTACGTGCAGATATTTATCCGTCATCATGGCGCCGCGCTTGTTCCATTGCCGCCTGCCGATGACGTAAATCTGCCGCACACCAAACGCATTGGCGCTCCTGACAATCGTTCCCATATTAAAGTCCCGTTCGGTGTTCTCCAGAGCGATCACCAAGCCGTGATCCTTGGCGTCCAGCTCCTTCACAATCTCCGCTTCGCTCCGACCTTTGAATTTGTCAATCACATTTCGCGTATCTTCCATCTCTGTTATTGTAGCAAACGTCAGGAAAAAGAGACAAAAATCTCATCATCATGAGGAATGCGGCTCACACTCAAGCTTCCACACTATCTCACAACAAACGACACCTCGATCACATCGCCGATGGTGATCTGCTCTTTCTGGCGGACTTTCGCGGGCAGCGCCAAAAACTGCGAACCATCGCCCATTGGCAGTAGCGACGTCTGCCATGATGAGCCGCCGACCGTCGCCTTCACCGCCACTAAACCCCTCACCGCGAGCGGCTTGAGTTCGTCAGTGAATTCTTGAGGCGCAGCAACATAATACCAGCCGCCAGCCTGCGGAAACAAGCGCACCTCGGATTTAAATGTGTATGGTTTTGCCATGGCTATTTTACCCCCTCTGCTGTGTTAACTACTGCGAACGTTTCATAGTCCTATCTTTTGTCTTTCCAATTCCACCATTTTTATCCATATCAAATTACTCCGACCAAACAGCAAGCTCATTGCCCGCTGGGTCTTGAAAATGAAAGCGCTTACCGCCAGGAAAATCAAATATCTCTTTCGTAATCGTAGCGCCAGCCGCCTTCACCCTATCATAGACCGCCTGAATATCCGAAACATAGATCACTGGAAGCGGAGCCGTTGCTGGATCCTCGGCATTGATACCACTACCCACGCCACTGTCGTTTGTGTCCGCATAGTCATCGCCCCATTGTTGGTACGACCAACCAAATACTTCGGTAAAGAAGTCTTTTACTGCGTTCAATTCCTTCATGCTCTTTGCCGGAAACTCTATGTAGTCGATGTGATTATTTACCTTACTCATGTAAGTAGTATATCATTTTCTCCGTTAGACATACACTGAAAAAACATACGACATTGTACTGTAATAAGTGTAATTGTTATGCGCAATCGTCTTAGTATGTTACTCCTGCCGGCAAGGTCGATGGTACCACCGGCGCCTCATCCTCAATTGACGCGCATGGGTATGAGCAGTAGTCAACTGACAGGAAGCCAGCCGATCGGTAGTTGCCACTAGCCTTCGCTCCACCAAATGGCGCCGCAGTCGTTGCGCCAGTCAGTGGCTGGTTCCAGTTAATGATGCCTGCCTTTGTTTGCTGGTAGAATACTTCGTATTGTGCACGCTCACGAGTGACGATACCAGCAGCAAGACCAAATTGTGTTGCGTTTGCTTGGGTGATTGCTTCAGCCAGCGTCTGCACTGTTGACACCTGAAGAAGCGGCCCAAAGATCTCTTCATCTGGCAATGACACGCCGGTGACATCGATCAACCCAGGACTGACAAAGTTGTCGCCAAGTGTTGGTATCGGTTCAGCAGGAACAAGAACATGTGCGCCAGCTGAGACGGCAGCATGGTACTTATCAAAGAAATGACGAACAGCCTCATGGTCAACCAACGGACCCATGAAGGGCGTTGGATTGGTGTCAAATTGGCAACCAACAACGATGCTTTCAACCGCTTGACGAAGCGCAGGAATAAATTCGTCTGCAACCGCTTTATTGACGATAAGCCGCCGCGCCGATGAGCAGCGTTGGCCGCTTGAAATATAGCCGGACTGCAGCGCAATGTGCACTGCGAGGCGTATATCATCATAGTCCCAAATGACAAGCGGGCTGTTGCCACCCATTTCGAGGGCGCAGATCTTGTCTGGTGCACCGGCAAGCTGCTTTTCGATCGATACGCCAGCCGCTCGACTACCGATGAAAAGAACGCCGTTTATCTGAGGGTGCGCAATGAGCTTTTGCGCTACGTCTCCATCGCCATGAATAATCTGAAGCACCCCATCCGGTAGTCCAGCCTGTTGCCAGAGTTGCGCGTAGTACTCACCGGCATACGGTACTTTCTCGCTTGGCTTGAAAATCACGGTATTGCCAGCGAGCAAGGCAGGCATGACATGGCTATTTGGCATGCTCATTGGGAAGTTGTACGGCCCCAGCACTGCCATAGCACCGTGAGGCCGATAGCGCGTCACCGACTGGCGTCCATTGACTTGTTTCGTAACTGTCTGAGCCCGTTGGTCATAGGCGTCAAAGACCGCCTGTACTTTATTACCAAGTGATTTGACTTCAGTGCGTGCTTCCCAGAGTGGCTTGCCATTGTCTTGCGAAATAATACGTGCAGCATCTTCGCTATGTATCGTTACTTGGTCGGCAAAAGCACGGATAATATCCTTGCGTGCATCAAGCGGTGTCGTCTCCCATATATGCTGTGCGTGTGTTGCAATAGAAACAGCCTGTGCGATTGCAGCGTCATTGGCAACACTACCAGACCAGATTGGTTCATTGGTAGCGGGGTTCTTTGAAATGAGGTCTTTTGTTGTCTTCATTAGTCTCTCGCTTAGTAGAGTGTAATCCCTTCTATGCACTACAGTATAGCATCACCACTACAAGCAACGTCAATGCGATGAAACTTGATGCATCAAAAAACCAGCCGAAGCCGGTGATGATTTCTGGTGCGGATGAAAGGACTTGAACCTTCACGTACTTGCGTACACTAGCACCTGAAGCTAGCGCGTCTACCAATTCCGCCACATCCGCGTGACTAACGAGTATTATACACGACTAGCCGCCCCGCCGCAAGGAGTTTGCCTAGCCGTTTCAGCCCGCCAGTCGGCACCAAGCATTTAACTCTTCTGCCAGCTGCTTCATCGGCACAGCAGTCTTGATACCTAGCGCGAGGATGCCCTTTGGATCAAAGATGTGCTTGATTTTTGCATATAGATCACGCTCCTCGGGCGTGAGTGTTGGCTGGACAAAGGCAGCCTTGAGCCGGCCCTCGCCACCAAATCCCGCGAACGACCCTTCGTGGCTAGTCACGATCCGCACCATGTCCGAGCAGAGTTTGAGGATACGTTGGCGGTCACTGACCTTTTTACTCGAGAACACCGGATAGCTATTGATCATGCCAGTCGTCGCGTCGATAAACAGCGGCATGGCCACGCCATACTCTTTCTCGAGTGCGCGCATCGACTTGATAAAGCCATCCAGCTGCACGCCCGGCAGCCACATCCCAGAGAATACCTGCGGCACGATACCATGCTCATCCGCGGGATGCTCCGCCAGAGTCAGCACTGAATGCAGCGTAAACGCCTCTTTCATTTCCATGTCGCGTAGCTCAACCTTTGCTGCCGTACCACCGCGAAGCGCGCGCAGTAACTTCTTGGCGGCCTTACTACGCGCTCGGTCTGAAAATGCGTGAAAGAGCGCCACTACCACGCCACCGCGATAGCATTCTTTCGGCGCCCACGCTAGTTTTTTGCCTTGGGCCGCCGCCCGCGAAAAGAGTCGCCCGTCGATCAGCTCGACCGTCGAGGCGCCCGCTTGCAGGGCCGTGTCGACCGCCGCCTGCGCTGCATTCATCGAACTATACGCGGCGCTCACCACGGTCAATTCCGGATGGATGAAGTCAGCTTTCATGATTAGCTCGCCGATGATGCCGAGGCTACCTTGAGCACCGACAAACAGCGGCGTGAGGTCAAACGAGCCGTCGCGCTGCCGCACCTGAGCGATGGTCGAAAAGCCAGTCATCTCTGGCGCGCTAGCATCAATCCGAGCGATCAGCGCTTCATTATCCGTTATCAAATTATCCAGCTGCCGGTACAGTTCGCCCTCAAATGTTGCCAGACCTTTCTTTTTGCTCAGCTCGCGTTTCGACAGCCGGCCGGTCTGCACAATATCGCCACTTGATAGGACAACCTCCATCTGGTGAATCGACTGACTCAATAGACCGTACGCTGAGGACAGCATGCCAGCCGCTTCAGTACTAATTGCGCCGCCAATCGTGCCGTCTTCGCCCGTCAATGAAATCTCTGGCAGGCCCAAACCCTTATGCGTTGACAGCACCGCTTGCGCCGCTCTATGAGAAATACCCGACTGGAGGTGGATCAGCTGCTGCTTGGTATCAATCCCGACGACGTTATGCATATGTGCCGACATGTCGATGGCGATGCCACGCCCAATCGCCGCGCCCGTACTGTCTGTGCCGCATCCGCGCGCATACACCGGCAAGACGTGGCCCTTCTCCGCTAGCTGCGAACAAAACCGCAAAATCTTGCGCACATCACTCGTATCTGCTACTCGTGCGATCAGCTCCGGCCGGCGCGCAAGCACGCTCCCGTCCCGCTGCACATCCGCCAAAGCACCGTCATGCGTCACCACTTCACCCGTCAGAT
This region includes:
- a CDS encoding histidine--tRNA ligase, whose translation is MSNLSTQSYKGARDYFPEDKRLQNYIFKVWHTTAQSFGYEEYGAPLLEPLDIYTAKSGQELAGEQTYLFTDRGGRQVAIRPEMTPSISRMVASRRQELPMPARLYSIANFMRYERPQRGREREFWQLNADLFGAEGPWADAEIIEFGYHSIMNFGAREDMFTVRVNNRQLINQLMSGFLGLDVIGAQMMTRLLDRKNKISPEAFREQAIEIFGSEEAKAGLPKLAQLISMRSVDDLPEELADSPSVQQLRQVMTLLRQKGIGNAMFDVTLMRGLDYYTGTVFEFFDNSPENNRALFGGGRYDGLVGLFGVEPVATVGVGLGATTMQQFLEVHELLPKLTTHTDVYIIAVDPALLEGADALARTLRSEGVRAELDFSGRKLDKQLKTALKKNIPFVAFVGEEEVASGVYTIKNLIESTEQKVSLERMISVVKDRRYDGDDDAAFEI
- a CDS encoding TrmH family RNA methyltransferase, whose protein sequence is MEDTRNVIDKFKGRSEAEIVKELDAKDHGLVIALENTERDFNMGTIVRSANAFGVRQIYVIGRRQWNKRGAMMTDKYLHVHYVGSTAEFVELMRAEGRIIIAIDNIPGSVNMAETTLPKHAVLVFGQEGPGISEEMAQAADKIVAIEQFGSTRSINVGAAATVAMYCWLQQHVLG
- a CDS encoding DUF1905 domain-containing protein yields the protein MAKPYTFKSEVRLFPQAGGWYYVAAPQEFTDELKPLAVRGLVAVKATVGGSSWQTSLLPMGDGSQFLALPAKVRQKEQITIGDVIEVSFVVR
- a CDS encoding VOC family protein, translating into MSKVNNHIDYIEFPAKSMKELNAVKDFFTEVFGWSYQQWGDDYADTNDSGVGSGINAEDPATAPLPVIYVSDIQAVYDRVKAAGATITKEIFDFPGGKRFHFQDPAGNELAVWSE
- a CDS encoding aldehyde dehydrogenase family protein; this translates as MKTTKDLISKNPATNEPIWSGSVANDAAIAQAVSIATHAQHIWETTPLDARKDIIRAFADQVTIHSEDAARIISQDNGKPLWEARTEVKSLGNKVQAVFDAYDQRAQTVTKQVNGRQSVTRYRPHGAMAVLGPYNFPMSMPNSHVMPALLAGNTVIFKPSEKVPYAGEYYAQLWQQAGLPDGVLQIIHGDGDVAQKLIAHPQINGVLFIGSRAAGVSIEKQLAGAPDKICALEMGGNSPLVIWDYDDIRLAVHIALQSGYISSGQRCSSARRLIVNKAVADEFIPALRQAVESIVVGCQFDTNPTPFMGPLVDHEAVRHFFDKYHAAVSAGAHVLVPAEPIPTLGDNFVSPGLIDVTGVSLPDEEIFGPLLQVSTVQTLAEAITQANATQFGLAAGIVTRERAQYEVFYQQTKAGIINWNQPLTGATTAAPFGGAKASGNYRSAGFLSVDYCSYPCASIEDEAPVVPSTLPAGVTY
- a CDS encoding FAD-binding protein: MNKVATYLNEHLTGEVVTHDGALADVQRDGSVLARRPELIARVADTSDVRKILRFCSQLAEKGHVLPVYARGCGTDSTGAAIGRGIAIDMSAHMHNVVGIDTKQQLIHLQSGISHRAAQAVLSTHKGLGLPEISLTGEDGTIGGAISTEAAGMLSSAYGLLSQSIHQMEVVLSSGDIVQTGRLSKRELSKKKGLATFEGELYRQLDNLITDNEALIARIDASAPEMTGFSTIAQVRQRDGSFDLTPLFVGAQGSLGIIGELIMKADFIHPELTVVSAAYSSMNAAQAAVDTALQAGASTVELIDGRLFSRAAAQGKKLAWAPKECYRGGVVVALFHAFSDRARSKAAKKLLRALRGGTAAKVELRDMEMKEAFTLHSVLTLAEHPADEHGIVPQVFSGMWLPGVQLDGFIKSMRALEKEYGVAMPLFIDATTGMINSYPVFSSKKVSDRQRILKLCSDMVRIVTSHEGSFAGFGGEGRLKAAFVQPTLTPEERDLYAKIKHIFDPKGILALGIKTAVPMKQLAEELNAWCRLAG